In Oryza sativa Japonica Group chromosome 11, ASM3414082v1, the following are encoded in one genomic region:
- the LOC136354166 gene encoding uncharacterized protein: MVKTRNDPRDPSDASGSEEQTDEAHTSGAPGSSSSPPPENPSVTQMMTMMMQQIQQHYHQMLQQAQQNQQSGPPPSHLSKLLDFLRIKPPTFSSTTNPMEDNDWLCAIEKKLNLLQCNDQEKVAFATHQLQGPASAWWDNYVVTRPDATELISGVYDDFEKLVDKAIRQEEQRNKMDRKENAAQISFPQGNNQKPCFLTGQLGGPSTLIVYQHRPYHPSNFDNDYNGGSHNNSKQHNHNSTPPPVMAPAQSDPPAGSAQSEQPKKGAVGKPRPCFNCGKHGHFAGKCP, translated from the exons atggtgaagacaaggaatgatCCCCGTGACCCCAGcgacgccagtggcagcgaagagcagacCGATGAAGCTCATACCAGTGGTGCACCTGGCAGCAgttcatctccgccgcccgagaacccatcggtcactcagatgatgacaatgatgatgcaacaaatACAACAACATTACCATCAGATGTTGCAGCAGGCGCAGCAGAACCAGCAGTCTGGTCCTCCACCATCACACCtgtccaaactgttagacttTCTCCGCATCAAgccacccactttctcaagcaccaccaacccaatggaGGACAATGACTGGCTCTGTGCTATTGAAAAGAAGCTGAACCTTCTGCAATGCAATGAccaagagaaggttgcttttgctacacatcAGTTGCAAGGTCCTGCTTCTGCCTGGTGGGATAACTACGTGGTGACCCGTCCAGATGCAACGGAG cTGATCTCCGGAGTCTATGatgactttgagaagcttgtggacaaggctatccgtcaggaAGAGCAACGCAACAAAATGGACCGAAAAGAAAACGCAGCTCAGATCAGCTTTCCTCAGGGGAACAATCAGAAGCCTTGCTTCCTGACGGGACAGCTAGGTGGGCCTTCCACCCTGATCGTCTATCAGCACCGTCCCTATCACCCGAGTAACTTCGACAACGACTACAAcggtggcagtcacaacaacagtaaGCAGCACAACCACAACTCAACTCCACCCCCAGTAATGGCACCAGCTCAGTCAGATCCGCCAGCTGGGTCAGCTCAGTCAGAACAGCCCAAGAAGGGGGCTGTAGGAAAGCCAAgaccctgcttcaactgtggcaagcACGGCCACTTTGCTGGCAAGTGTCCGTAG